One region of Nerophis lumbriciformis linkage group LG10, RoL_Nlum_v2.1, whole genome shotgun sequence genomic DNA includes:
- the etfa gene encoding electron transfer flavoprotein subunit alpha, mitochondrial → MNRVLTKTNVTRLSGVLQRLQSTLVVAEHNNEKLTPITLNAITAASRLGGEVSCLVAGTNCAKVVEEISQVSGVKKVLVVQNDSYKGALPEELTPLILATQKQFSFTHICAGASAFGKNLLPRVAAKLDVAPMSDIIEIKSPDTFVRAIYAGNALSTVKCNEPVKVFTVRGTSFEAASTEGGSAATENVAANPAVGVSEWVEQNLTKNDRPELTSAKVVVSGGRGLKSGDNFKLLYDLADKMNAAVGASRAAVDAGYVPNDMQVGQTGKIVAPELYIAVGISGAIQHLAGMKDSKTIVAINKDPEAPIFQVADYGLVADLFKAVPEMTEALSK, encoded by the exons AGCGGCGTGTTGCAGAGGTTGCAGAGCACCTTGGTGGTTGCAGAGCACAACAATGAGAAGTTGACGCCCATCACCTTGAATGCCATCACTGCTGCCAGTCGACTTGGCGGAGAAGTCTCTTGTCTGGTCGCGGGAACAAACTGTGCAAAG GTTGTGGAAGAAATCAGTCAAGTTAGCGGTGTGAAGAAAGTGTTGGTGGTTCAGAATGATTCTTACAAAGGAGCTCTGCCAG AGGAGCTGACGCCTCTCATCTTGGCAACTCAGAAGCAGTTCAGCTTTACTCACATCTGTGCTGGAGCTTCTGCTTTTGGAAAG AACCTGCTGCCAAGAGTGGCTGCCAAGTTGGACGTGGCTCCAATGTCCGATATTATTGAGATCAAGTCTCCGGACACATTTGTCAGAGCCATCTATGCAG GAAATGCTCTCAGCACGGTGAAGTGTAACGAGCCGGTGAAGGTGTTCACCGTGAGAGGAACATCCTTTGAGGCGGCTTCCACTGAGGGAGGGAGTGCTGCAACAGAAAATG TGGCTGCTAACCCTGCTGTGGGAGTGTCCGAGTGGGTGGAACAGAACCTGACCAAGAATGACCGTCCAGAGTTGACCAGTGCAAAGGTTGTGGTGTCTGGAG GAagaggcttgaagagcggagatAACTTCAAACTGCTTTATGATCTTGCAGACAAAATGAATGCTGCAG TTGGTGCTTCTCGAGCTGCAGTGGATGCTGGCTATGTCCCTAATGATATGCAAGTTGGACAAACAGGCAAGATTGTGGCACCG GAGCTGTACATCGCTGTGGGCATCTCTGGAGCCATTCAACACTTGGCTGGGATGAAAGACAGCAAG ACTATTGTTGCAATCAACAAGGACCCAGAAGCTCCCATTTTCCAGGTGGCAGACTACGGCCTGGTGGCTGATCTCTTTAAG GCTGTTCCTGAGATGACAGAAGCTCTGAGCAAGTGA